One Ctenopharyngodon idella isolate HZGC_01 chromosome 9, HZGC01, whole genome shotgun sequence DNA window includes the following coding sequences:
- the fkbp7 gene encoding peptidyl-prolyl cis-trans isomerase FKBP7, whose amino-acid sequence MCKMSQRSTTFYFCLILSLQTFSLFIVLIRANESKHDVKIEVTFLPENCSQKSKRGDMLNAHYDGYLAKDGSQFYCSRSTSTGHPHWFVLGVGEVIKGLDIGLNDMCPGEKRKVTIPPSLAYGEKGKGPVPPNATVVFEVELLFITRGPRSIEAFKEIDVDDDKALTKEEIKEYLKMEAKKLNSQKDETYFDDVVADVFQKNDHNADGTLSLKEYNVYGHDEL is encoded by the exons ATGTGCAAGATGTCCCAGCGGTCTACTACGTTTTacttttgtttgattttgtctCTGCAAACGTTCAGTCTCTTCATCGTATTAATTCGTGCAAACGAATCAAAACACGATGTTAAAATTGAGGTTACGTTTCTGCCTGAAAACTGCAGTCAGAAATCCAAGAGAGGAGACATGTTGAATGCGCATTATGATGGATATCTAGCTAAAGACGGATCTCAGTTCTATTGCAG TCGTTCGACAAGCACGGGTCACCCACACTGGTTTGTGTTAGGCGTTGGAGAAGTTATTAAGGGTCTCGATATAGGCCTGAACGACATGTGCCCCGGTGAGAAGAGAAAAGTTACAATTCCTCCTTCCTTGGCGTATGGCGAGAAAGGAAAAG GTCCTGTACCGCCAAATGCAACAGTGGTCTTTGAGGTGGAGCTTTTGTTCATAACCAGAGGACCACGCAGCATAGAAGCCTTCAAAGAAATTGATGTTGATGACGACAAGGCCCTGACAAAAGAAGAG ATTAAAGAATACTTGAAAATGGAAGCCAAGAAGTTAAATTCACAGAAAGATGAAACCTATTTTGATGATGTTGTGGCAGATGTGTTCCAAAAGAATGATCACAATGCTGATGGGACCTTATCACTCAAGGAGTACAATGTTTATGGGCATGACGAACTGTAA